A window from Tenrec ecaudatus isolate mTenEca1 chromosome Y, mTenEca1.hap1, whole genome shotgun sequence encodes these proteins:
- the LOC142435616 gene encoding uncharacterized protein LOC142435616 has product MADLCISNCMLPVFNRIHNVKSDAEVNGVFPCVKPFGQLPFLNVPQRNALQLNHFECSTCGKVFVDQASYSQHILCHTECTTSLCKECQESCRCLCHLSTPVSAPKGKNSLTCQDREKDAPCLSAHETPVTELTGVERHGCKERGKVFRVPAALTRHSRTHSAEKTLECKHCGKAFRYSSALSAHLKSHSAERLYQCQECGKGFERTSTLSEHLKTHSEESPYECGECGAAFKSSSTHSEHLKTHSEERPYECKDCRKGFKSSSALSKHLKTPSEERPYECRECGKAFRASSHIASHRTTHSGEKPYKCKQCGKGFSQSSTLNVHKRIHSGEKPYECKECGKAFRISSHLVFHQKTHSGEKPYQCKQCGKGFSLYSTLINHKRTHSAEKPFECKQCGKLFTIPHLSVAT; this is encoded by the coding sequence ATGGCTGACTTGTGCATTTCTAACTGTATGCTACCTGTTTTTAACAGGATCCATAATGTAAAGAGCGATGCTGAAGTGAATGGAGTCTTTCCTTGTGTGAAACCCTTTGGTCAGCTTCCATTTCTTAATGTGCCACAAAGAAACGCCCTCCAACTCAATCATTTTGAATGTTCTACTTGTGGAAAAGTGTTCGTGGATCAGGCATCTTATAGCCAGCACATCCTGTGTCACACTGAATGTACCACCAGTCTGTGTAAGGAATGTCAAGAATCCTGCAGGTGCCTTTGTCACTTAAGCACTCCTGTGAGTGCTCCTAAAGGAAAGAACTCTCTTACATGTCAGGATCGGgagaaggatgccccttgtctctctGCCCATGAAACTCCTGTGACGGAACTCACTGGTGTGGAACGGCATGGTTGTAAAGAACGTGGAAAAGTCTTTAGGGTTCCCGCAGCCCTCACCAGACACTCAAGAACTCATAGTGCAGAGAAAACTCTTGAATGTAAGCACTGTGGGAAAGCTTTCAGATATTCCTCAGCCCTCAGTGCACATTTAAAATCCCACAGTGCAGAAAGGCTTTATCAGTGTCAAGAATGTGGGAAAGGTTTCGAACGTACTTCCACCCTCAGTGAACATTTAAAAACTCACAGTGAAGAAAGTCCTTATGAATGTGGAGAATGTGGTGCAGCTTTCAAAAGTTCTTCAACCCACAGTGAACATTTAAAAACTCACAGTGAAgaaaggccttatgaatgtaaagaCTGTAGGAAAGGCTTCAAAAGTTCCTCAGCCCTCAGTAAACATTTGAAAACCCCCAGTGAAgaaaggccttatgaatgtagagaatgtgggaaagcttttcGTGCATCATCACATATTGCTTCTCATAGAACGACACACAGTGGAGAGAAACCGTATAAATGTAAGCAGTGCGGGAAAGGGTTTAGTCAATCCTCAACTCTGAATGTGCATAAAAGAATTCACAGCGGAGAGAAACCTtatgaatgtaaagaatgtgggaaagcctttcgtATTTCATCACACCTTGTTTTTCATCAAAAAACTCACAGCGGAGAGAAACCTTATCAATGTAAGCAGTGCGGGAAAGGGTTTAGTCTATATTCAACACTCATTAACCATAAAAGAACTCACAGTGCAGAGAAACCTTTTGAATGTAAACAATGTGGGAAACTTTTCACTATTCCTCATCTCTCTGTCGCCACTTAA